One genomic segment of Paenibacillus sp. FSL H8-0332 includes these proteins:
- a CDS encoding lactate utilization protein, with translation MQAKEDSIKARNRLLASKVIKNLQNRKFEAYYCDNAIEAVEKALSLIPEQSSVSWGGSVTLEEIGLLNRVRQGSYTVTDRDTAQTMEERYDLMRQSLLCDTYLTSFNAISEDGILVNIDSVGNRVAAITFGPRSVVAVVGMNKVCKTAEDAVIRARTYAAPINANRCSVSSSPFLHSPQKTPCLINGACGDCKSDDCICSYIVETRMCKTAGRIKVILVGESLGF, from the coding sequence ATGCAAGCGAAAGAAGATTCAATCAAAGCGAGAAACCGGCTGTTAGCCTCCAAGGTCATTAAAAACCTGCAAAACAGAAAGTTTGAGGCTTATTATTGTGATAATGCCATTGAAGCTGTAGAAAAGGCACTATCCTTGATTCCTGAGCAGTCCTCAGTATCATGGGGCGGGTCAGTCACACTTGAGGAAATCGGGCTTCTTAATCGGGTACGTCAAGGCAGCTATACAGTCACTGACCGTGATACAGCGCAGACCATGGAGGAACGTTATGATCTCATGCGCCAATCTCTTTTGTGCGACACCTATTTAACCAGCTTTAACGCTATCAGCGAAGATGGGATATTGGTCAATATCGACAGTGTGGGCAATCGGGTGGCAGCGATTACTTTTGGACCGAGAAGTGTGGTTGCTGTCGTTGGGATGAATAAGGTCTGCAAGACGGCTGAAGACGCAGTGATAAGAGCCAGAACCTATGCCGCCCCCATTAATGCAAACCGTTGTTCGGTTTCATCCAGCCCATTTTTACATTCGCCGCAAAAAACGCCCTGCCTAATCAATGGTGCTTGCGGAGATTGTAAATCAGATGATTGTATCTGTTCTTACATCGTCGAAACAAGAATGTGTAAAACAGCGGGGAGAATAAAGGTTATCCTCGTTGGCGAGTCTTTGGGATTTTGA
- a CDS encoding DUF4291 domain-containing protein translates to MTTARKQLERTIDAEDRIIMAHYNDQTVRVYQAYNHKIADEVLRLGQFGPSFRIDRMTWIKPSFLWMMYRAGWATKTDQERILAIDITREGFNHILSQVVLSSYDPDLYVSQEEWHMKLQDSQVRCQWDPDRDIHGNKLPGRAIQLGLRGEMVHNYIHKWIVEIHDITEYVADTREAIQSGTFSMDLLSKETPYPVENSIKRTLGILKMGTTG, encoded by the coding sequence ATGACAACTGCGCGAAAACAACTGGAACGGACGATAGATGCAGAAGACAGAATAATCATGGCCCATTACAATGATCAAACGGTCAGAGTATACCAAGCGTATAATCACAAAATTGCAGATGAGGTATTAAGGCTTGGACAATTCGGACCTTCTTTTAGAATAGATAGAATGACTTGGATTAAGCCGTCCTTCTTGTGGATGATGTACCGGGCAGGGTGGGCGACCAAAACGGATCAGGAACGGATATTGGCGATTGATATCACCAGAGAGGGCTTCAATCATATTTTGTCACAGGTAGTCCTGTCCTCATATGATCCTGACCTATACGTTTCCCAAGAGGAATGGCATATGAAGTTACAGGATTCCCAAGTGAGATGTCAATGGGACCCTGACAGAGATATCCATGGGAACAAATTACCGGGAAGAGCCATCCAGTTAGGCTTAAGAGGCGAGATGGTGCATAATTACATTCATAAATGGATTGTAGAGATTCACGACATCACAGAGTACGTAGCCGATACCAGGGAAGCGATACAATCCGGGACGTTCAGCATGGATCTGTTGTCTAAGGAGACCCCGTATCCTGTGGAGAATTCTATTAAACGAACCTTAGGAATACTTAAGATGGGGACCACGGGGTGA
- a CDS encoding response regulator: MNIKVLIVEDDPMVAKFNRHYLEQVPGFEYVGWAVTGDEALILLEEQQVDLILLDIYMPRVSGLQLLSTLREQGSKVDIIVISAASDNASIRKALQNGAVDYLIKPFEFARFQAALSAYREDYKLMHKEHLSQEQLDKLLRHSLGTEEERFAALPLPKGLAEGTLESIWSTINRLESPVFSTEDISSHAPISRISVRKYLAFLTEAGILEMELSYGAVGRPVYMYKVRPEGHELIRKYL; the protein is encoded by the coding sequence ATGAACATTAAAGTATTGATCGTAGAGGATGACCCGATGGTGGCGAAGTTCAACCGCCATTATCTGGAGCAGGTTCCGGGCTTTGAATATGTAGGCTGGGCTGTGACTGGGGATGAGGCGTTGATTCTGCTGGAGGAACAGCAGGTGGATCTGATTCTGCTGGATATTTATATGCCGCGTGTCAGCGGGCTGCAACTGCTCTCTACTCTGCGGGAGCAGGGGAGCAAGGTGGATATCATTGTGATCTCCGCCGCCAGTGACAATGCCAGCATCCGCAAGGCGCTGCAGAACGGGGCCGTGGATTATTTGATCAAGCCGTTTGAGTTTGCCCGCTTTCAGGCGGCCTTGTCGGCGTATCGTGAGGATTATAAGCTGATGCACAAGGAGCATCTCAGCCAGGAGCAGCTGGATAAGCTGCTGCGGCATTCGCTGGGGACAGAAGAGGAGAGGTTCGCTGCGCTGCCGCTGCCTAAGGGGCTTGCCGAAGGCACGCTGGAGAGCATCTGGAGCACGATTAACCGGCTGGAGAGCCCGGTGTTCTCCACGGAGGATATCAGCAGCCATGCGCCAATCTCGCGGATCTCGGTCCGCAAATATCTGGCTTTTCTGACGGAGGCAGGCATTCTAGAGATGGAGCTTAGCTACGGGGCGGTAGGCAGGCCGGTGTATATGTATAAGGTGAGACCTGAAGGGCATGAACTTATCCGTAAATATCTATAA
- a CDS encoding flavocytochrome c: MNRKRWGSLLGKGLLLASLVVLPACNSTKGESTDIVIIGGGGAGMTAAIEAHNQGAKVILIEKMPMLGGNTVRAEGGLNAAGTPYQAAAGIKDSPELHFEDTMKGGKNLNNPELVRTLTNGAAASVEWLKENGAELSEVGRAGGASVNRIHRPAGGEAAGNFIVVALKKKLEEYKIDVRLRTTADEIVKNKDGVVTGVKVTDKDGKQYTISANSVILAAGGFGANMDMIKGYQPKLEGFSTTNHPGATGDGTTMAEKIGAKLVDMKEIQIHPTTIPNQGVLITEGVRGDGAILVNSEGKRFTNELLTRDVVSRNILAQSGKVAYLIFNDELRANLKATEVYFGMDLVKEAATPEELAAQIGIDGKALADTLNTYNGFVASGKDTEFERPDLELSFEKGKYYAIQVTPGIHHTMGGVAINTQAQVLDTKDQVIAGLYAAGEVTGGVHGANRLGGNALADITTFGRIAADEAVKALKK; the protein is encoded by the coding sequence ATGAACAGAAAGAGATGGGGAAGTCTGCTGGGCAAAGGGTTGCTGCTGGCAAGTCTGGTGGTATTGCCTGCATGTAACAGCACCAAAGGGGAGTCTACGGACATCGTAATTATCGGCGGCGGCGGCGCGGGAATGACTGCTGCCATTGAAGCGCATAATCAGGGAGCCAAGGTTATATTGATCGAAAAAATGCCTATGCTTGGAGGCAACACCGTCCGTGCGGAAGGCGGGCTGAATGCGGCAGGAACACCTTATCAGGCAGCGGCTGGCATCAAAGACAGTCCCGAGCTGCATTTCGAGGATACCATGAAGGGCGGCAAAAACCTCAATAACCCGGAGCTGGTCAGAACGCTTACGAACGGTGCGGCGGCTTCAGTGGAGTGGCTGAAGGAGAATGGAGCCGAGCTGTCTGAAGTGGGACGCGCAGGCGGGGCAAGCGTGAACCGGATTCACCGTCCGGCAGGCGGGGAAGCGGCCGGGAATTTCATCGTAGTCGCGCTGAAGAAGAAGCTGGAGGAGTACAAGATTGATGTGCGCCTGCGGACGACGGCCGATGAGATCGTCAAGAATAAGGACGGCGTGGTTACCGGCGTGAAGGTGACGGATAAGGATGGCAAGCAGTACACGATTAGTGCGAATTCCGTTATCCTGGCGGCTGGCGGTTTTGGAGCCAATATGGACATGATCAAGGGGTACCAGCCGAAGCTGGAAGGGTTCTCTACCACTAACCATCCAGGCGCAACCGGCGATGGTACAACGATGGCAGAGAAGATCGGTGCCAAGCTAGTAGACATGAAGGAGATCCAGATTCATCCGACCACCATTCCGAATCAAGGCGTGCTGATCACGGAAGGGGTACGCGGAGACGGTGCGATTCTGGTCAATAGCGAAGGCAAACGGTTCACGAATGAACTGCTGACCCGCGATGTCGTGTCCCGGAATATTCTGGCCCAGTCCGGCAAAGTAGCTTACCTGATCTTCAATGATGAGCTGCGTGCGAACCTGAAGGCCACCGAGGTTTATTTTGGAATGGATCTGGTCAAAGAAGCGGCCACACCTGAAGAATTGGCGGCACAGATTGGTATAGATGGCAAAGCACTGGCGGATACACTGAATACGTATAATGGCTTCGTTGCTTCCGGTAAGGATACAGAGTTTGAACGGCCGGATCTTGAGCTGTCTTTTGAAAAGGGTAAATATTATGCAATTCAGGTAACACCCGGAATCCACCATACCATGGGCGGAGTAGCGATTAACACTCAGGCTCAGGTGCTGGATACCAAGGATCAGGTCATTGCCGGGCTGTATGCTGCGGGCGAAGTAACCGGCGGGGTACACGGCGCGAACCGTCTGGGCGGGAATGCACTGGCAGACATCACTACCTTCGGCCGGATTGCAGCGGATGAAGCTGTGAAGGCACTTAAGAAATAG
- a CDS encoding FMN-binding protein, producing MHKWTKTLLFSALAAATVLTAGCSSSSGKYVDGTYDGTGKGVKSDIKVAVEIKDEKIDAITVEEHKETQAMIDAAVENTIPEIIEKQTTEGVDALSGASGSSGGIIEAVTQALEQAKKQ from the coding sequence ATGCACAAGTGGACAAAAACCTTGCTGTTCTCTGCCCTCGCGGCTGCAACAGTACTTACGGCGGGATGCTCTTCATCTTCCGGCAAGTATGTGGACGGGACGTATGATGGAACAGGCAAAGGGGTCAAGAGTGATATTAAAGTGGCGGTAGAAATCAAGGATGAGAAGATCGACGCCATTACCGTAGAGGAGCATAAGGAGACGCAGGCGATGATCGATGCGGCCGTGGAGAATACCATTCCTGAAATTATTGAAAAGCAAACCACAGAAGGCGTAGACGCCCTCTCCGGTGCTTCCGGCTCCAGCGGCGGGATTATTGAAGCGGTGACCCAGGCGCTGGAACAGGCCAAGAAGCAGTAA
- the dcuS gene encoding DcuS/MalK family sensor histidine kinase translates to MARKKNYSLRTMIAVMVSAVVLLVLLILYFIFRNQIIPQTRQALEDKAITIARTIALIPLVSEGLSEGNSKEIQDYTSRIARRNDIMFVVVTDMKGIRYSHPDASLVGLPFAGGGQEISLRGGESISEGAGPLGRSLRGFVPVYNNRGHQVGVVIAGLSLERVERLVLLNEWTIIAILVSGALLGAGGAFILAAQIKRMVFGMEPEDISKLLQERSAMLESTREGIIAVDQQARITILNMEAQRLLRAAGIGGSAMNRQIAEFWPELGLERVLAEGEGIQDQELELGDSSLLVNSLPVRVNGNIVGAIATFRDETELAVLAEKLSGVSVYAEALRSGAHEFMNKLHVIMGMTHMGLYDELQQYILGTVSNYQKEIGSITRQIKDPVMAGFLLGKLSRAREAGMELLLTGDSYLPEPADPQVIHELITIAGNLLDNALEALGELREQPVKRVELAFQYEEGRLLCEVSDNGPGIPAGLGEKIFVQGYSSKGEQRGIGLYLVKKSVDKLKGHLELAAGCGSGAHFIVDVPYEVKEEEGV, encoded by the coding sequence GTGGCCAGGAAAAAAAACTACAGTCTGCGCACAATGATCGCCGTTATGGTGTCTGCCGTTGTCCTGCTGGTATTGCTGATTTTATATTTTATTTTCCGGAATCAGATTATTCCACAGACCCGGCAGGCGCTGGAGGATAAGGCGATTACGATTGCCCGTACTATCGCCCTGATTCCGCTGGTCTCGGAGGGGCTTAGTGAAGGCAACAGCAAGGAGATTCAGGACTACACCTCAAGGATCGCCCGCCGCAATGATATTATGTTCGTGGTAGTGACAGATATGAAGGGTATCCGCTACTCCCATCCGGATGCCTCGCTGGTCGGACTGCCCTTTGCGGGAGGCGGTCAGGAGATATCGCTGCGCGGAGGGGAGAGCATCTCCGAAGGGGCAGGGCCGCTCGGCAGATCATTGCGCGGCTTCGTGCCGGTCTATAACAACCGGGGGCATCAGGTGGGTGTGGTTATTGCGGGTCTGTCTCTGGAGCGGGTCGAGCGGCTGGTCCTGCTGAATGAGTGGACGATTATTGCCATTCTGGTCTCGGGAGCCTTACTGGGAGCGGGGGGAGCATTCATTCTGGCGGCCCAGATCAAGCGGATGGTGTTCGGGATGGAGCCGGAGGACATCTCCAAGCTGCTCCAGGAACGCAGTGCGATGCTGGAATCCACGCGTGAGGGTATTATTGCCGTAGATCAGCAGGCGCGGATTACCATCCTTAATATGGAGGCGCAGCGGCTTCTGCGGGCAGCGGGGATTGGCGGGAGCGCCATGAACCGGCAGATTGCCGAGTTTTGGCCGGAGCTGGGTCTGGAGCGGGTATTGGCTGAGGGAGAGGGGATACAGGACCAGGAGCTGGAGCTGGGAGACAGCTCTTTACTGGTGAACAGCCTGCCAGTCCGGGTGAACGGTAACATCGTTGGCGCGATTGCCACCTTCCGGGATGAGACCGAGCTGGCTGTGCTGGCGGAGAAGCTGTCGGGAGTCTCTGTCTATGCAGAAGCGCTGCGCTCCGGTGCCCACGAGTTCATGAACAAGCTGCATGTCATTATGGGCATGACCCATATGGGCCTGTATGATGAGCTGCAGCAATATATTCTGGGAACGGTAAGCAATTACCAGAAGGAGATTGGGTCGATCACGAGACAGATCAAGGACCCGGTGATGGCGGGATTTCTGCTGGGGAAGCTGAGCCGGGCACGCGAAGCGGGGATGGAGCTGCTGCTGACCGGAGACAGCTATTTGCCGGAGCCGGCTGATCCGCAGGTGATTCATGAGCTGATTACGATTGCCGGAAATCTGCTGGATAATGCCCTGGAGGCGTTGGGGGAGCTCCGTGAGCAACCTGTGAAGCGGGTGGAGCTTGCTTTTCAATATGAAGAGGGGCGGCTGCTATGCGAGGTAAGCGACAACGGTCCGGGAATTCCGGCGGGCCTGGGGGAGAAGATCTTCGTTCAGGGCTACTCCTCCAAGGGTGAACAGCGGGGCATCGGCCTATATCTGGTGAAGAAAAGTGTAGACAAACTCAAGGGCCATCTTGAGCTTGCCGCCGGCTGCGGGTCGGGAGCGCATTTTATCGTGGATGTGCCATATGAGGTGAAGGAAGAGGAGGGCGTGTGA
- a CDS encoding flavocytochrome c has product MNKRSTAALILVLSVMLVIAGCGNNNAGSSKNESKGTNSATTEPAATAAPKETAEAVSGASEASYTPYDQLKDKYDIVIVGAGGAGMSAALEAKASGMNPVILEKMPMAGGNTTKSSSGMNASQTKFQKEQGIEDSNELFYNETLKGGHDTNNKELLHFFVDNSSSAIDWLDSIGIRLNNITITGGMKEKRTHRPEDGSAVGQYLVAGLVRNVQEQGIPLFVNADVKELTVQDGKVNGVKVLFNQADDKTISAAAVIVTTGGFGANKELISKVRPDLEGLVTTNQIGSTGDGIAMIEKVGGTTVDLDQIQVHPTVQQEKSYLIGEAVRGEGAILVSAEGKRFGNEMDTRDKVTASINKLSEKSAYLVFDAGVKSRVKAVDQYIKMGVVKTADTIEALADQMKVPAAALKTTVDTWNGAVKSKSDTEFGRTTGMDNDLSGAPYYAIQIGPGIHYTMGGVVINTNTEVLNKDGKAITGLFAAGEVVGGLHGENRIGGNSVAEIIIFGRQAGIKSAEFVKAQ; this is encoded by the coding sequence ATGAATAAGAGATCAACAGCGGCGCTTATCCTCGTTCTCTCCGTTATGCTTGTTATTGCAGGCTGCGGAAACAACAATGCGGGCAGCAGCAAGAATGAGAGCAAGGGAACAAACAGCGCGACCACTGAGCCTGCAGCAACGGCTGCACCTAAAGAGACAGCAGAAGCCGTGTCGGGAGCATCCGAAGCGAGCTATACTCCGTACGATCAATTAAAAGATAAATACGATATCGTCATTGTCGGTGCAGGCGGAGCAGGTATGTCTGCGGCGCTCGAAGCGAAGGCAAGCGGCATGAACCCGGTGATTCTGGAGAAGATGCCGATGGCTGGCGGGAATACAACGAAATCCTCCTCGGGGATGAATGCATCACAGACCAAGTTCCAGAAGGAGCAGGGCATCGAAGACAGCAACGAGCTGTTCTATAATGAGACGCTAAAAGGCGGCCATGACACGAACAACAAGGAATTACTTCATTTCTTCGTGGATAACTCCTCAAGTGCCATTGACTGGCTGGATTCGATTGGCATTCGCTTGAACAACATCACCATTACCGGCGGAATGAAGGAAAAGCGTACCCATCGTCCGGAGGACGGCTCGGCAGTGGGACAATATCTTGTAGCAGGACTCGTCCGCAATGTTCAGGAGCAGGGAATTCCGCTGTTCGTCAATGCGGATGTGAAGGAGCTTACGGTACAGGACGGTAAGGTGAACGGCGTGAAGGTGCTGTTCAACCAGGCCGACGACAAAACGATCAGCGCAGCAGCAGTTATCGTAACCACCGGCGGCTTCGGTGCCAACAAGGAGCTGATCTCCAAAGTCAGACCGGACCTGGAAGGTCTGGTCACCACTAACCAGATTGGCAGTACCGGCGACGGCATCGCCATGATCGAGAAAGTCGGCGGAACTACCGTAGACCTGGATCAGATTCAGGTTCACCCGACCGTGCAGCAGGAGAAATCCTACCTGATCGGTGAAGCGGTCCGGGGCGAAGGAGCTATTCTTGTATCTGCTGAAGGCAAGCGCTTCGGCAACGAGATGGATACCCGTGACAAGGTAACGGCTTCAATTAATAAGCTTTCTGAGAAATCCGCTTATCTTGTATTCGACGCCGGAGTCAAATCCCGTGTCAAGGCGGTAGATCAATACATCAAGATGGGTGTGGTCAAGACCGCAGATACCATCGAGGCACTGGCGGATCAGATGAAGGTTCCTGCCGCTGCACTTAAGACTACCGTGGATACTTGGAACGGTGCTGTGAAGAGTAAGTCGGATACCGAGTTCGGCAGAACTACCGGTATGGATAATGATCTGTCCGGTGCTCCGTATTATGCCATTCAGATCGGCCCTGGTATTCACTATACGATGGGCGGAGTGGTGATCAACACCAACACAGAAGTCTTGAACAAAGACGGCAAGGCGATTACCGGCCTGTTCGCGGCAGGAGAAGTGGTCGGCGGGCTGCACGGCGAGAACCGCATCGGCGGTAACTCGGTAGCCGAGATTATTATCTTCGGACGTCAGGCAGGAATCAAGTCGGCTGAATTTGTAAAAGCGCAATAA
- a CDS encoding FAD-dependent oxidoreductase: MKLVSGQLPWEHTLPEPPVYPVLAEDITCDCLIVGGGMGGAMMSYRMSLTGADTVLIDKRTVGTGSSHANTGLLQIANDKSLTACMNTFGEENGVLFYKLCQQAMRAILELPGKLDIDPQIIERSSLLYASTPEDVAMLKLENENLVKHGFDSEFWEEETIRAHYAFSKPGALYAKGDAETNPLRTVHSLIHKAHSGGVRVYEHTEALHYEYKADGVICHTGQGRISAKKVVFAMGYETQEMKKDRGAELINTYAIMTEPLPHLPKWHEQSLLWETARPYLYFRTTPEGRIIAGGKDEQLTSVERREVRVLSQCERLVEELTALFPELQGIKAEYSWGAVFGSTRDGLPYMGPHPEFPHCYFIEGYGGNGTVYSMIAAELLADTLSGKSRPELELFSLTRSAKPAPSPAIEA, encoded by the coding sequence ATGAAACTCGTCAGCGGGCAACTGCCCTGGGAACACACACTGCCTGAGCCTCCGGTATATCCGGTGCTTGCGGAAGACATTACCTGCGACTGTCTCATTGTGGGCGGCGGGATGGGCGGAGCCATGATGTCTTACCGCATGTCCCTCACCGGAGCAGATACGGTTCTAATCGATAAAAGGACGGTCGGCACCGGAAGCTCCCACGCCAATACGGGACTGCTGCAAATCGCCAATGACAAATCACTGACAGCTTGCATGAATACTTTCGGGGAAGAGAATGGCGTGTTGTTCTACAAACTCTGCCAGCAGGCCATGCGTGCGATTCTTGAGCTGCCCGGCAAGCTGGACATCGATCCGCAGATTATTGAGCGCAGCAGTCTGCTGTACGCCAGTACGCCGGAAGATGTAGCTATGCTGAAGCTGGAGAATGAGAATCTGGTGAAGCACGGCTTCGATTCGGAATTCTGGGAGGAGGAGACGATCCGTGCCCATTATGCCTTTTCCAAACCAGGTGCGCTGTATGCTAAAGGAGATGCGGAAACCAATCCGCTGCGCACCGTACACAGCCTGATTCATAAAGCGCACTCCGGCGGGGTAAGGGTCTATGAGCATACCGAAGCCCTTCATTATGAATACAAGGCAGACGGCGTAATCTGTCATACCGGACAGGGGCGGATTTCTGCGAAGAAGGTTGTCTTTGCTATGGGGTACGAGACCCAGGAGATGAAGAAGGACCGGGGAGCAGAGCTGATCAACACCTATGCTATTATGACCGAGCCTCTGCCACATCTTCCAAAATGGCATGAGCAGAGCCTGCTCTGGGAAACGGCCCGGCCTTATCTGTATTTCCGGACCACTCCGGAAGGCCGGATTATCGCCGGAGGCAAGGATGAGCAGCTTACCAGCGTGGAGCGGCGTGAGGTCAGGGTCCTTTCCCAGTGTGAGCGGCTGGTCGAGGAGCTTACGGCCCTGTTCCCGGAACTTCAAGGAATCAAGGCCGAATATTCCTGGGGAGCGGTTTTCGGCTCCACCCGTGACGGACTGCCTTATATGGGGCCGCACCCGGAATTCCCGCATTGCTACTTCATTGAAGGCTATGGCGGAAACGGCACGGTCTACAGCATGATTGCCGCCGAGCTGCTTGCAGATACGCTGTCCGGCAAAAGCCGCCCGGAGCTTGAGCTGTTCTCGCTGACCCGTTCGGCGAAGCCTGCGCCCTCCCCGGCTATAGAGGCTTAA
- a CDS encoding spore coat protein, which produces MYAQNGTPFMADEDLLYTILADLKRTVREYTTAATESNCPAVRRVFNDLTMDTLRIQGELYMKMSQMNMYAVPGKALRQDVDKQIQSAQQTQQKLQQFVREKTGGAGAYNQASNVSQHQPNVQQHHNGSYYM; this is translated from the coding sequence GTGTACGCACAGAATGGAACACCGTTTATGGCGGATGAAGATTTACTCTACACGATTTTGGCCGATTTGAAGCGGACAGTCCGCGAGTACACCACAGCAGCTACAGAATCGAATTGTCCTGCCGTCAGACGGGTATTCAATGATTTGACGATGGATACCCTCAGAATTCAGGGTGAATTGTACATGAAGATGTCGCAAATGAACATGTACGCTGTTCCGGGTAAAGCGCTGCGCCAGGATGTGGACAAGCAGATTCAAAGTGCCCAGCAGACCCAGCAGAAGCTGCAGCAGTTCGTGCGTGAGAAAACAGGCGGGGCAGGAGCCTATAACCAGGCTTCGAATGTTTCGCAGCATCAGCCGAACGTCCAGCAGCATCACAATGGTTCCTATTATATGTAA
- a CDS encoding Lrp/AsnC family transcriptional regulator yields MNELKRKVLELLKEDARSSTALMATLLGAEEEDVKTVIAEMEQDHVIVKYATVVNWDKVDDERVTALIEVQITPERGRGFEGIAERIYLYPQVKSVYLMSGAYDLLVEVEGRNLREVANFVSEKLSPIDAVLSTKTNFTLKKYKQDGIIFEEHEEDNRLMISP; encoded by the coding sequence ATGAATGAATTGAAGAGGAAAGTGCTGGAACTGCTCAAGGAGGACGCGCGAAGCTCAACCGCATTAATGGCGACCCTGCTTGGTGCGGAGGAAGAAGATGTCAAGACCGTGATTGCCGAAATGGAGCAGGACCATGTCATTGTGAAATATGCGACGGTTGTCAATTGGGATAAAGTCGATGATGAACGGGTGACGGCGCTGATCGAGGTGCAGATTACTCCGGAACGGGGCCGCGGCTTCGAGGGCATTGCCGAACGGATCTATCTGTATCCGCAGGTTAAATCCGTCTATCTGATGTCTGGCGCTTACGATCTGCTGGTGGAAGTGGAAGGCCGCAATCTGCGCGAGGTCGCTAATTTTGTGTCCGAGAAGCTGTCACCGATTGATGCCGTGCTCTCTACCAAGACGAACTTTACGCTCAAAAAATACAAACAGGACGGTATCATCTTTGAAGAGCATGAGGAAGACAACCGTCTGATGATATCTCCGTGA